A window of Mangifera indica cultivar Alphonso chromosome 13, CATAS_Mindica_2.1, whole genome shotgun sequence contains these coding sequences:
- the LOC123195199 gene encoding uncharacterized protein LOC123195199: MTLELSEMDDYRINCSLAYKYGDGSTIFVATKTKKLLDIYGIRSLLLLSLGAQTILTIFGNRRRYRLGYLIRFFLWLSYLTASPVVTLALGKLLGINAEAFDVKGNQLVPSEFFNDYLDYTVLFAPFLLLQIGSPNVISYSVEDNKLKFRQLIGLTIQVAISLWIFSRLIRYWIDILSILLYVAGIVKVAERLRPLWSISITKNVVIASFAKNDIRTEETSLESSSFSNYSHDLFLLVKAYQRFDRLKPYLENWLGHPSSVYLSSMSVEDCPPKDVFRITEFELSFMYDMLYTKASISYSNKSLWGRIIFFLALALLLVILTIFWFVEPGFQGVEDIILLLYLLGVTVLEIYEMKEFLFSDWVVLQMRKQNRSTFISRSISRIAPKIPRKNHRWSHCIDQFNLLSYCLYEDTTKLGWLIRRIFKVKGYYKEYMKYCVKKHNPVPEELKKLILEQILEVRAQRGWRSFSKRGEGALERCNCLEGLEWSIQTDFDTPAKKQTNFGKAIIIWHIATTVCYYLDDGASESTLNHPLCEMSKVLSDYMMYLLGMIPDMLSIVTGELLFHGACAQVDEFFKAKQSKEEATLCGNLLVETYFQGTPNNNVFTSDWNVLLQVQKLAKKLQERDDKWSIISSVWMEMLFYAAINCPWTLHAEQLRKGGELLTHIWLLLEHEKDEPHDLSLEL, encoded by the coding sequence ATGACGTTGGAGCTTTCAGAGATGGACGACTATCGGATAAACTGCTCACTTGCATACAAATACGGTGATGGATCAACTATTTTTGTGgcaacaaagacaaaaaagcTATTGGATATATACGGGATCAGAAGTCTACTACTATTGAGTCTTGGAGCACAAACCATTCTTACCATCTTCGGCAATCGTAGAAGGTACCGTTTAGGATATCTGATCCGATTTTTCCTTTGGTTGTCCTACTTGACGGCAAGTCCCGTGGTAACATTGGCATTGGGCAAGCTTTTAGGAATTAATGCTGAGGCTTTTGATGTGAAAGGAAATCAGCTAGTGCCTAGCGAATTCTTTAACGACTATCTCGACTACACAGTTTTGTTTGCACCATTCCTTTTGCTGCAAATTGGTAGCCCTAATGTTATTTCTTACTCCGTTGAGgataataagttaaagtttaggCAACTTATTGGGCTAACCATCCAGGTCGCCATCTCACTTTGGATCTTTTCTAGATTAATTAGATATTGGATTGACATACTCAGTATACTTTTGTATGTAGCTGGAATAGTTAAAGTTGCAGAGAGACTCCGACCTCTCTGGTCAATAAGTATTACTAAAAATGTCGTGATAGCTAGTTTTGCAAAAAATGATATTCGAACAGAAGAAACCTCACTTGAGTCTAGCTCATTTTCCAATTATTCTCATGATCTGTTTCTGCTTGTGAAGGCTTATCAACGCTTTGATCGATTAAAGCCTTATCTTGAGAATTGGCTAGGCCATCCTTCATCAGTTTATCTTTCTTCGATGAGTGTAGAAGACTGTCCTCCTAAGGATGTTTTTAGAATCACAGAATTTGAGCTTAGTTTTATGTATGATATGCTCTACACGAAGGCGTCAATTAGCTATTCCAACAAAAGTTTATGGGGTcgcatcattttctttcttgctctAGCTTTGCTTTTGGttatattaactatattttGGTTTGTTGAGCCAGGTTTTCAAGGTGTAGAAGACATAATTCTCTTACTTTATTTATTAGGAGTAACTGTACTTGAAATTTATGAGATGAAGGAGTTTTTGTTCTCAGATTGGGTAGTACTTCAAATGAGGAAACAAAATAGGAGCACATTTATCAGCAGATCCATATCGAGAATTGCTCCAAAAATTCCAAGAAAGAATCATAGGTGGTCTCATTGCATAGATCAATTCAACTTACTAAGCTATTGTCTCTATGAAGATACTACAAAGCTTGGCTGGTTGATTAGAAGAATTTTCAAGGTCAAGGGCTACTACAAGGAGTACATGAAGTATTGTGTCAAGAAACACAATCCAGTCCCTGAAGAGTTGAAGAAGCTGATACTGGAACAAATTCTGGAGGTAAGAGCTCAAAGAGGCTGGCGATCTTTCTCTAAAAGGGGGGAAGGGGCTCTTGAAAGATGTAACTGTCTCGAAGGTTTGGAATGGAGTATTCAAACAGATTTTGATACCCCAGCAAAGAAGCAAACAAATTTCGGCAAAGCCATTATTATATGGCACATTGCCACCACAGTTTGCTACTATTTAGATGATGGTGCATCAGAAAGTACCTTAAATCACCCCTTATGTGAAATGAGCAAAGTTTTATCAGATTATATGATGTATCTTTTGGGCATGATTCCTGATATGTTATCTATTGTTACTGGTGAACTTCTCTTTCATGGTGCTTGTGCTCAAGTCGATGAATTTTTTAAGGCAAAACAATCAAAGGAAGAAGCGACATTGTGCGGGAATTTACTAGTTGAAACTTATTTCCAAGGAACTCCCAATAACAATGTGTTTACATCAGATTGGAATGTATTGCTTCAGGTGCAAAAATTGGCAAAAAAATTGCAAGAGAGGGACGACAAATGGAGTATTATAAGTAGTGTCTGGATGGAAATGTTGTTTTATGCTGCGATTAATTGTCCTTGGACTCTCCATGCAGAGCAACTTAGGAAAGGTGGAGAATTGCTCACTCATATTTGGCTTCTGCTTGAGCATGAGAAAGATGAGCCCCATGATTTGTCCCTTGAATTGTAA